TAAATACATTTCatatgtgtttttacatgtaaCATATGTGCCATACAGTAGACAGAATGAGTCTGCTGAATCATCCGCTGTGTGTGATTGATGTCAGTCCTTTAGGTTGAGTATCCAtggaaacatttaaaatcacaCTGAACACATTAGCGATCTCAGGTGTAAAGGACATGGTGGATATTGTGATTGAGCtaaggaagagaagaggattGTTGGGAATCATTGCTTTGGGGTGAAAAATGTAGTGATGTCACCTCCTCTCCTTATTTACTGACGGACTAAGGTCATACACAGCCACACATAATGCCAGAAAGTTTCCTCACAGCGAGaaaaatctgaagaaaaaacacacaatgtcaTATTCGTAAGTGGGCGTGAATGTAAAATTCCACAAACCCTGACAGCAGCTCACACTCCCTACACACAACCACATTTCCTGGCAGAGTGCTTCCTCACGGTGTGGTAGACAAGGTTGTCGTCCAGAAACGAGAGGTCATCGTCAAACGCTGTTGGCCGACAGCAAGCCTGAGGAGGCGTGTCTTTGGAAGGGAGCCTCCTGTTGTGAGCGAGGTTGTAAAGGATTTTGTCGTAGTTGGTCTCGGACTTCCTGCAGGGTCCAGAGCAGTACCTGAATATCATTTCCTCGCTGGAGCGGTAGCCCAGGCCGAGGTCCGACACATTGAGGTGGATCTGTTTGAGCACGCAGCCCTGTCCTCGTCCattacctcctcctcccctaACCTTCCTCCCTGTTTTCCCCCCTctagctcctcctcttcctcctttacCACTCTGCTGGCTTGcccccttcttcctctccgGTCTTCGCCGAGTCCTGCTGCTCAAGTTTGCTTTGGAcggggaggaggtggtggtggaggaggaggtagatGAGGACACGGTGGACGAGGAGGAGCGCCGTATTCTACTGATGGTCACTTTGATGAAGTCCACCACGTCTTCAAACTCGTTTAGGGGGGGCTCCTCCATGGTGTCTGAAACACATTAAGAGAAATGGCACTCTTACAGGGAGGCATCATACTGGGCAGCACATATTGTTTCACTTGAACTCATCATTCCAGCTATTGGACAGATGCAGCGTTGTGTCATCAGAgccacacatgcaaatgcagaaACGGtacacattgttttgtttctgcagaggAATTCCATCTGAACTGATTCATCCCAGTTACAAATGGATCCCGGTCTTATTTATGTACCACACAGTTGTAGTGCACTGGTTGCATTAAAGACACAGCAGCAACTATTTGTATGTGGCCTCCTGCCACATACCACTAGGGCTAAATTAATTAATCCATTAGTGGATTAATTAATGATTTGTTATAGCGTCTTAGCTGTGAGGccttcctgctttttttttttttttatcccttgTGACAGTAAACAAGCAATGTGAACACGTCATCTTGGCCTTTAggaaaatgctgtatttttacattcacatttcattAACTAAACAATGAGGAAAATAACCATCATATTAGTCAAAATTTAAATAATTCTTAGTTGCCAACGTACATACCACAATTTAATTCTGTCAAAGACTAATAAGCACGTTTCATGTGGGTGTTGAACACTGTGGGAAAGGTATGAAGAAAGTAAAAAGCCACCAGCTCTGAATGAGACAGGCTCAATTGCTGCTAAGACATCAATGCAATGTTTTAATAACTGAATCATGCACTCTAACATGTATCCATATAAATACATTGTTTagtattaaatgtatttttctgaaGTGAAAATATTCCAATAGAGCGGCCAGTTCCACGTGTTTTCAATTTGAagttttttctttccactggACGCATAACAATGGCATTATTTgtttaagaaataaaaagaattcATGACTCAGCAAGCCAGCTGAGTGCAAATGACTACTTCGGATGTTTTATTGGCACTTTGACGCTCTACAGTGAACCCAAGGCTCTTACATTTTTCCGCTCCAGCGAGCGTCTCTTCCCACTCCGCTGTGTCCGCCTCGGCGCGGTAGATGCCCGGGGAAGTGACGGACAGGCGGATCTGAACCGGCGGGAGTTCCAAGGGACTCTCGGCGGCGCGCCCTCGTCTCTTGGTGGACGTGGACTGCTGTGGGCTCCGGAGCAGCGGGCTGGCGTGCACGGTGCTCAGCAGTATCAAACAAGTGGTCAGGCTATCCCATAACTTCATGGTCCACTTCAGTCCGACAGAAGGACATGGCGCGATGCAAAATCAACAGGTATCATCTGGCGAACGCGATTAAGAGCATACTGAGGACGTTTAATAgttggagaggaagaggtgcgGCGCCCTCATCAGCTCGGGTTCCTGCCGCTGAAAATGCTGTGGATCAACGTGTTATTGCCTGCGGACTGTAAACTGCACGCTATCACTCACATGCCAGCTGGCAGCAGCGCAGCGCAACATCCAAGGAGACACGAAACCAAACGCAGACGCGCAAAATGCAAAGCCAAGACTCCCCTCTGAAGTTGTTTAGACACCGACGGATCCCACGACGCTTGGAAAACAAAATTTAGTCCCAGTTTTCGTCCTTCACCCGGGATCACACTGCAGTGACTCCTGCTCATCCCCACTCACCATCAATCTTGACTGAGCcgtgaggagagggagaggtctGCTGGTGACGTCTGATGGACcatcctctgtttcttcctgtcTCCACCCATGCAGACTACACACAGGGATGGAGGCCAACTTCACGACTGAACTCGAGGTCCAGAGTTGGTGCGGGTGGAGGAGTTCTGTTATGAAAGAGGCTCAGTCTGTGTACTCAGAtggcgagagggagagaggagttTCACACTTTCCGCTAACAATCCTCCAGACTCCTCACCCTGTTTTTTCAAGTTTCGTTGATACTGGATGGGAAACGTGTTTCTAATCAGCCAGTCAAAACAGACCCAATAGATTGTGTTGCTACTTTGGACCACAGCGTGCTTGAAATCAAGCAGTTGTGCAGTTAATGAGCAGATGCCTTTTAACATCAAGGGGATCAGAGCTGATATCCATTACAGAAACTGGATGTTGAACTTGAGAAGTTCTGCCagaagaaaatgttattttgagTTTTGCAAAAGGTATAAAGCATTGTGTCAAGATTGTCTGATTGTTGCAGAGTAATTGCATGTTTGAGATGTGGTAAAACATCTATTTCTGTATTAAAGGCTCCAATGTCACTGAGACACACTACAAACTATGTGGACCagcgtctgcatgtgtgtcggCTGTAAGCAGCCATAGTGAATGTCAGGAAGAAGCTGAGAGCTGAACTGTGAATTAAGGTGCAGATTCTGTTCTTGCTTCACCTCAACTGTCGATGATGCTGTAAAGTAAATTCCATCTCCTTAGGTAATCATatgttgttatttatttctgtcctgCTGGTAATTTTTATGAGAGGGCATTACAAGGCAGAGATGTGGGAGAAACTATGTTTAATGATTGAAACCAGTGCAAAGATGAGTGAAAGTGATCTGAGGAGTTTATGTGCCTGCGAGTCAAGTGCTCTCCTTCCAAGAGTGGTTATTAAAagttgtttatttcattttagtgTGTGCCACAGTAAAACTAACTAACGCTCACACAGCTGTAATCTTTTAAGAGACTTTGTTCAGGGCAAGCAGAACAAATAGTATACATCTATGACAACGTATACCACATGATTCAGAGTCCAGATGGAACACGGTCCACTTTAGTTATATGGAGATGACCAAACCAGAGACTACCGTCACTGCAATTGTTTATGCATCTGAGTGGTTCAGCGAGCAAATTTAATTCCTCAGACTTAGTCTTCTATAAATCAAGAAGTGCTGTAAAAGGGCAGttgaagtttgtttgttttgctttgtttgttttgttttgtccatcaaagacacacactggaTGTCTGCAAACGTGCAgacatttctctgctttgtgctgttcattatttttaacaAGAAGAAGACCCATTTGTTCTTAAGAAGCAGCCATatccttcattttctctgttctccTGCGGTGATTAGCCTGGATAAAATGTACCACGGTTCTGGTGCACGCAAACTTTTTTCTCCAGCAAAATGTTtccaggaagaagaaaaatgttgctgtttgctCTCCTGAATAAAGCTGCTTCCTCTAAGGTAGTTCATTCCCCATCTTTACAAGGTGGATGTGAAATACATATATCCGTATAAACGTCCATGCACCCTTGAAGTGTAGTGTTTCATGATGAAtcatgtttgtgtcagtgtacGCACACATGTTAGTCATATTGTATTGTAATCATTTTACCATGCAAATCCACTTGAGCATCCAAATGTGCTCCAAATATATATCATACAGAAAACCAGTTGTCTTCCGCTTGTGTTTTTAGAAGTTAGCCTACTAATCACTCAGAGGAGGCTTCCCTTCCCACTGACTTGCTCACTTAACTGTATGGACATACATCATCCTCAAGCAATTACAGCAAATACACCAAACAGATGTCCATTTCCCTTCTTGCAAGGCATGAGGGTTAATCAGGGGCTGATCGGCAATTGAATCTGTCAGCCATTTTTGGGGCTCAGTTTGACTCATATGTAACGGGCTAATTGCACGGGTCATTTCACCCGTCATTATCGGCCAGCATGAAACTGCAGCCCCAGAATGGCTGATGGGAGGGAGCCGCTGACAGCTGGAATGGACGTCTGATTTGGGACATGGCTGCCGGTGTAGTaattagcagaaaaaaaaaaagaatatccTGACTCTCCACACTGACCAGGAGACAGCGGGGAGATCAGTGATAATGTGTTGTGTAGTCCTGTTTtctacatttacacatttataaGCTGGGCTCAAGGTTCTAGGGTTGGCTGTGTCTGTCGGTCTCTCGCTTTGGTctaaactgaaatatctcaaagtCTACTGGATAAAtcgccatgaaatttggtgcagacatcATCAGGAttaatcctaatgactttgatgatcacCAGACTTTTCTTCTAGTGCCACGGTCACATCAGAGTTCCACTTATCAaaagaaatatctcaacatctacatGATGGATTGGCACAAAGTTTAGTACAAACACTTATAGCTCCCAGACGATTTATCCTTATAACTTGGTGATCCCCTAAttttttcatctagcaccatcatcatgCACAAGTAAGAAGTTCCCTTGCTTATGACTTTATCGCTATTCATAGATGTGAGTGTTGGACGGATCATTGTATACTTGGTAAAAATCCCGTCCTTTGGGAGCCACAGTGGCGCTTAGAGAGTAATCCACACCATATGTactgtggtgctgctggagcctCGGGGTGAGGGTGATCAGGCTACAGGAGCTGTGAGAGTGGATGCCGTCTGCTGAGCTGAACCGCTGGGACTTGGCTCAGAAATGTTAACATGGTTACTGACTAACTGTTAGGATGTTTAAGCAAATAGACCGTTTGCTCCCTGTTTCTCCAGTTTTGTAATGGTGTAATTTTATTGCAAACTGCGTGGCTGTGTAAAACCAAAACGTCTGATTTCATGTGAGGAATTACAGGTGGAGAAAATTACATTCAGTATTTTCTAATGCAGATGAGAAAGTGGGCTGGAAACATTGAGCCTCCAGATGTGCTGGCTGCtcatgcacatgtacatgtagGACTTAAATGCTGCCACTAGTGAGCACTGTTTACCACTGATGTTATCAGTGCTACACATTTCTAGCATTAAAGAGCATGACAGAGGCATTCACACcaccttctctgtctttttcctcctttgtctctTGTTTAAATACAATATCTTACTTGATTTGTAATGGATGAAGTAATcagaaaaaatgtaattcattGTTAAATATATCTtcaaaatgttagcatgttaaacagataaaaaaaaaaatagttttgtGGTTTGAAATGACAACTGATGCAGATTAAGACTAAAATCAATTTGCTGGGATGATGTTTTTAAGGATATTTGCAGTGTGGTGAGAAAGAACAAATTAGTTCTCACCAACAAATCATGCCACATGCTTCTGACTACAGGCTGCTGTTTACAGTGCTCATACCAGGAAACAATTTTCTAAACCACCAGTCTGctttatttgcttgtgtttgattGAACTGAAAAGTAAGAAATAATTTCTTTACTTGGATGAGGATCATTTTAGAGCTACCTTGCATTTCCCTCTTGGTTCCCTGAAGCAATAACATTAGGTTATTGTTCCTATATAAAAAATAGAGATAGATGGTTGGTTATTTGTATGACAGTTAAGTGAAAAGATACGGTTTTGGTTGGACTatagctgcacctgtttcccCTCAGTCTCTCCAGCGtgtcctgtgtgtttgcatttgtccAGGAGATGGAACCAGTGAGTTCCCCATTCATGCAACACAGTGACCCTCAACTCACACGCTGCTCACTGAACCTTTGAGTGTTAGTCTTTGGTCATAATCATCCTCAACTGCTGGATTATCAAGATCCCTGAGAGTTCTCAGTTTGGTGCTCAGGGTGTGGTCAGTCCACGCTGCCGCTCTGAGTTTTTAAAAGAAGAACATCTGTTATCATGTTGATGTCCCCTAAAACAGGCATACAGCTCATTCTGGTTTATGAGTTGATGTAGCTGAAATCTATTCTTTTTGTTAGATGTTTTAGAATTTTACAAACTAAAATTTCACTTttgtcagagcagaggagaactaGAAACTAAATTTAGACATAACATACGATAATGTGACCCTATAACATCCCATTGAAGATGTTATTGTTGGATTTCTCTCAGGTGTGTCACAAGCTTCCATCTGCCAACCTGGAACATGGCTGAAATGtagaggacatttttttttttttatcagcctctggaaggaaggaaggtttCCTGTCacatattttaaataaacaaaatgaatcttACATTGAAttataataaaataacaataataataaacatcatGATGATAGCATAGAAAATTTTGTATATCAGTGATCAAACCAGAACTCAGTCCAGAAAACATGTGATCTCTGTTATTCTCACTTCACTGAACACTGACATTGCCTACATCCTGTTGGAAATATTTCATTACCAACAACAGAAAGTGTTGCAAAGCCCGTGTGAAAAATGAAGGGTTGCCTTTGCATAAAATCAGCTTCCTCTTGTCCACACGGAGGATGTCAAGTGTCTCTTGAATGAGACGATATATCACTCTTTCACTCTGACCTCTGCAGAGGTGTGCTGCTCTGGGTGTTTGTGTCATACTTTCTGATTGCTCGAAAATAGCAGGTGAACAAACTGGAATAATCAGATCACATTTTGCCTCTGTGACCCAGAGAGTGTATCATTAACATAAGTGGCACgtggagaaagatggaggcaaGCAGACtagaaatgaagaaattaatAAGATTGAtttaatgttgcttttgttCTGAAAGTCTTTGATTGTGAGTGgcatgatgtgattttttttagctGCATAACATGAAGCAGGGCAACACCAGAAAACAGATAAAGACAATGAGtaaatgaggtgtgtgtgagtgaataaGAGGCTAATTGTAAAGCACTGTGTAAATGCAGCCTTTTACTATTAGAACACAGACCCTAAATATCTGTTTTGTATTTCTACTCTCTGGAGTCGCGGGTCAGGGCAGAAATGTTGGATCAGAATTAGATAAAAGGATTTTCAAATTATTCTGAGCAAATTGATGGCTTGATTTTACATTCTCGTTTTGTGTGGCGGTAGAATATATCTGGCTCAGGAAATGAACTCTAAGTAGATGACCAGCagagtggaaatgaaaatggCTTAACAAATCAGCCTAGTTTCTGGCTGCTGGTTTGATTTTTCTTCCACTGTAACTCCAATATAATAATTTAATATAAttctggggggaaaaaaaagttaaaaatgtgtttctccAGAGGAAAAGTTTGAGGTAATTTACAGGCTACATCACTGTTTGACGCTGATTTGTGCAGAACACGTAATGGCTAGAAAATGTACTTCATCACTGTTAATAGTGCGTGGTACCTCTTATTCATTGTTCTTTCCAGCCCTCCTTGATAAGAAAAGTGCCTGTAAAGTGATTTGGCtgagctctccctctctcaaatacacacgcacgtgcacattGTGAGTttacgcacacgcacgcacgcactcaccGACCACTCCTCTTGCAGGTTGAAACCATACCAAAGAACACATAATCAGCTGGGCGGCACGCATTTATGAAAAACTGTCCTGCCGTTGCTTTGGGGAGCATTAATTACTGGATTTCTTGTTTCGCCCCCTCTGTGCACATAGACAATCatccacacgcacgcacacacacacacacacacacacacacacacacacacacacgcacacactacaCTTTTATGGAGTGTCTGTTGCTTGAGCGGCTCCTCTGCTTCTGCGTCAAGACACGCTCTCCATCTGTGTCCAGTGCGCGGATTAGAGGCTTATTATCCTCTTAGCTCTAAATGGCCCCACGTTCCTGCACTCCGCTGTCCATCTCATCTGCTGTCTGAGACTCGGAACGGAGCGTGACACGAAAGCGAGATTCATGCGTAAAAATGATCGTTCCCACCAGTCAGTGGTTTTAGTCGTTGCGCATTACGCGTGGATTGTCGGGGCAGCCCTCTCCATCGTCCGTCCGCGCGCCAGTTGGGACACGGTggctgtctgtccgtccgttaATGTGTCCAACCCACTGATCTTTTGCAGACTGTAATCTTATCAGTGTCAAACCGTAGCTGCCCTTTCCTCTCGGGCAGTTCCTGCTTGTCTTTGGATGGCGTTTGCGCCAAAATttggataaaaagaaaagatttttatGCGGAGACTTTTATTAGCAAAGGGATTGGTTGCATTTACAGTTACAGGCGCGTTTGATTGTGtgataaaaatgaacatttgacCGTTTTAAAGTTTCAGCCAAAACAAGACATGGAACCTACATGTAAAGAAAGGAGTCTTTTATACTTACTTCTCTTTGCAGTATGCACAGCCAGCGTCTGCTTTTGTGCGAGAAGATCAAATGTTCGGAGATCTGGTAAGTTCACCCACTGACCTCTATACCAGATTTGATAaggtgtaataataataattatttatATTGAATCGTTGTGGATTTATGTGCGCTTCTCTTTCCATTTGTTTGATTGCACCAGTACTTTGTCACGTCGCATTTCAGTTATTACAACTGTACATAAAACGTAATGTTGTAACATTAATTCAGCTGAGAACAGATCACAGCAAGTGACAGCATGTACCGTCCTTAATCTAGACTTTATGGTGGTAAAAGGTAGAAAATTTGAACTTTAGCTGTTTATTATCAGGAAGACACACCACCATCATTATTTAATCTCCATTAGAGCATCTAAAAAGGGCACTCGCCCCTCTTTCTGT
This Chaetodon auriga isolate fChaAug3 chromosome 5, fChaAug3.hap1, whole genome shotgun sequence DNA region includes the following protein-coding sequences:
- the LOC143321360 gene encoding glial cell line-derived neurotrophic factor-like → MKLWDSLTTCLILLSTVHASPLLRSPQQSTSTKRRGRAAESPLELPPVQIRLSVTSPGIYRAEADTAEWEETLAGAEKYTMEEPPLNEFEDVVDFIKVTISRIRRSSSSTVSSSTSSSTTTSSPSKANLSSRTRRRPERKKGASQQSGKGGRGGARGGKTGRKVRGGGGNGRGQGCVLKQIHLNVSDLGLGYRSSEEMIFRYCSGPCRKSETNYDKILYNLAHNRRLPSKDTPPQACCRPTAFDDDLSFLDDNLVYHTVRKHSARKCGCV